The Procambarus clarkii isolate CNS0578487 chromosome 4, FALCON_Pclarkii_2.0, whole genome shotgun sequence genomic sequence CAATATTTTTATGCATATTGTGAATTATGCAAATTAAGTGGATGTATTTTGTGACTTACTGTTATTTGTTTCCATTAGGTTAAGTGATAATGAAATTTTCATCTGTTGAACAAACATTATGTTTTAGCAGGACGATCCCGCGCGAACAGTTTGTTAAACGGTGCTATGTAGTGTATATGTGTTGTGTGCtgacctggtcacacttagctagccagcTCTGTTTATGTTGTGACATTCTTAATGTTTATCGTATATGTTTTTGAAGTTGTGTATTGAGTTGGATTTGCCAATTTCATCTGGGAACCCTAGCCACCTaggagaccattccaccaggaGACCATACCACCTAGGAGACCTTTCCACCTGGAGACCATTCCACCTGGAGACCATTCCACCTGGAGACCATTCCACCCGTAGACCATTCCACCCATAGACCATTCCTCCTGGATATCATTCCACCTGGAGATCATATTCCCTGGAGATCATTCCACctggagaccattccaccaggagaccattccacctggagaccattccaccaggagaccattccacctggagaccattccaccagtagaccattccacctggagacgattccacctggagaccattccaccaggagaccattccacctggaaaccattccaccaggagaccattccacctggagaccattccaccaggagaccattccacctggagaccattccaccagtaGACCATTCCACATGGAGACGATTCCACCTGGAGATAATGTTCATAAACACCAGTCATATTAGGTACCAGCCAAAGCCATCTTCATGAGTCATGAACACCTGTCCGCTCCTTATCTTTAGCTTTGAAtgtctgtactcgcctagttgtactcaccaagttgtgtttgagGGGTTGAGGTTCGGCTCTtgagtcccgcctttcaactgtaaatcaactggtgtacagattccggagCCTATTTGACTGTAtcgcatctacatttgaaactgtgtatggtgtctgcctccaccacatcactgcctaatgcattccatttgataACAATGACACTGAACAAAGTTTTCTAATTTCTCtagggctcatttgggtactacgtttccacatgtgttttcttgttcGAGTTCCACCTATGATAAATAgtgtgtctttgtccacccttttAATTCCTCAGATAATTTTGtagatggtgatcatgtctccctataCTCGTCCGTCTTCCTGGGACGTGAGAATTATCTCCCGTAGCCTTTTCTCATAGCTGACACCTCTCAGTTCTATGACTAGTCTCGTGGCATGCTTCTGAATCTTCTCTTATTTTGTCTAGTGTTTAACTAGGActcaaggctggagctgcatactccaggctggagctgcatactccaggctggagctggatactccaggctggagctgcatactccaggctggagctgcatactccaggctggagctgcatactccaggctggagctgcgtactccaggctggagctgcatactccaggctggagctggatactccaggctggagctgcatactccaggctggagctgcatactccaggctggagctgcttactccaggctggagctgcttactccaggctggagctgcatacgtcAGGCTGGAGCTGTATTCAAGATTCTTAATGattacttacacaagtttctaaaggtagtaCTAAtgatggccaatctagcatatgccgctgatgatatccttttgatacgggcctctggggacaggctcgatgtgatatcaacccccagatctttcactctatttgactcttgcaagatttcacctcctaaatgataccttgtgttcagccttctgttcccttcacctaatttcattactttacactttgctGGGTTTAAACTTAATAGTTATTTTCTAGACCCTtacaccagtttgtccaggtcgtgctgtagtctctgtctatcttcatcagtCTTGATtcctctcataatttttgcatcatcagcaaacgttGAGAGGATTGAGTTTACACCCTCTGGATGATCGTTGATATGAATCAGACAGAGGGTTGGTATCGGTACAGAGCCCGGtatgactccgctggtgacatctgacGTCTTCCCCCGTACAATTATTCgttattttctgttgcttagatactctcttAATGGTCTGTGTTTCTTAAATCGTTTAGTTTGTCTCGCAGTTCATTCTTGATTTTTTGCTGTACTTCTGTGGGGTCTGGGGAGATGTAAACGTTTTTATACCCCTCAGAAAATTGCAACCCATCCTCAGAACTAACAGTATGGTTTAATACTATGTGTAATAAGTACCTTTccatactgtcatacatagtacacaattgcacttatggggctgttacatttacctccccatttattctccatattttctgttaagacactcagaattttaggatgaagtttacaAGTTTAACTAGCTGTACACAAGATTTAAATACtaaaatttttgtttttgttttattaaaCAACAGATATTTTATACCATAttagaaaatatcctgagttactttacaatttattgatatattttagttttattttattaGTTTCATAAAACTGTAATACCAATATAGCTGTAAGTTAAGAACTACCTGAAATAAAGCAATATAATTCTTTTCTTCAaacactaagacggttaggttaagtagtggttttctattcagctttttaggtaaactcaaatattcacaatatatttaactacggtttaatactaagtgaaaataagtacaattcctgattgctatgcatagtacataattgcacctacttgtgctgttacatttacctccccaattATGGAGGACGGGCTAGATTTTTTTTAGTTTACATTGACTTGCGAGTAAGCTCCTTCAGTGCTCAAGACCACCACCAGTGCTCAAGATCACCaccagtgctcaagaccaccaccagtgctcaagaccacctccagtgctCAGGACCACCTTCCAGTGCTCAGGACCACCTCCAATGCTCAAGACCACCTTCAGTGCTCAAGACCCCCCTtccagtgctcaagaccacctcCTGTgctcaggaccaccaccagtgctcaagaccaccaccagtgctcaagaccaccaccagtgctcaagaccacctccagtgctcaagaccacctccagtgttcaagaccacctccagtgctcaagaccaccttCAGTGCTCAAGACCCCCCCTtccagtgctcaagaccaccaCTAGTGCTCAAGACCACAaccagtgctcaagaccacctccagtgctCAAAACCTCctccagtgctcaagaccaccaccagtgctctagaccacctccagtgctcaagaccaccaccagtgctcaagaccaccaccagtgctcaagaccacctccagtgctcaagaccacctccagtgctCAAAACCTCCTCCAGTGCTCAAGACAACCTCCATTGCTCAAGACCACCTCCATTGCTCAAGACCTCCTCCAGTGCTCAAGACCTCCTCCAGTGCTCAAGACAACCTCCAGTGCTCAAGACCTCCTCCAGTGCTCAAGACAACCTCCAGTGCTCAAGACCTCCTCCAGTGCTCAAGACCTCCTCCAGTGCTCAAGACAACCTCCAGTGCTCAAGACCTCCTCCAGTGCTCAAGACCTCCTCCAGTGCTCAAGACCTCCTCATGTgctcaagaccacctccagtgctCAAGACAACCTCCAGTGCTCAGGACCACCTACAGTGCTCAAGACCTCCACCAGTGCTCAAGACAACctccagtgctcaagaccacctccagtgctcaagaccacctccagtgctcaagaccacctccagtgctcaggaccaccaccagtgctcaagaccaccaccagtgctcaagaccaccaccagtgctcaagaccaccaCCAGTGCTCAAGAGCACCTCCAGTGCTCAAGAGCACCTACAGTGCTCAAGACTtccagtgctcaagaccaccaccagtgctcaagaccaccaccagtgctcaagaccactaccagtgctcaagaccaccaCCAGTGCTCAAGAGCACCTCCAGTGCTCAAGACTACCTCCAGTGctcaataccaccaccagtgctcaagaccacctccagtgctcaggaccacctccagtgctcaggaccaccaccagcgctcaagaccaccaccagtgctcaagaccacctcgagtgctcaagaccacctccagtgctcaagaccaccaccagtgctcaagaccacctccagtgctcaagaccaccattagtgctcaagaccaccaccagtgctcaaaaccaccaccagtgctcaagaccaccaCCAGTGCTCAAGAGCACCTCCAGTGCTCAAGAGCACCTCCAGTGCTCCAGAGCACCTCCAGTGCTCCAGAGCACTTCCAGTGCTCAAGAGCACCTCCAGTGCTCAAGAGCACCTCCAGTGCTCCAGAGCACTTCCAGTGCTCAAGAGCACCTCCAGTGCTCCAGAGCACCTCCAGTGCTCAAGAGCACCTCCAGTGCTCCAGAGCACTTCCAGTGCTCAAGAGCACCTTCAGTGCTCAAGAGCACCTCCAGTGCTTAAGACCACCTCCAGGTTTTCTATAATTTTCTCAGTGATTTGCTGATAATTCTTATCCTCTATTTTTCGCAAGGTGTTTTATAATGATGCTGTTTTCTTATTTTCAGTAAAATGTTTCTGAATGACAGCCATAGCAGAAGGATGAAGGCAAAGGGACAGGATAGGAAGGAAAGTTCGAAGAATATCAGAATTAAGAGAATGGTAAGAAACGGGTGATAAAGAAGGGAAAAAGATCGGACAGAAAAAAAAGATGCCTCTAAAGAAAAGAATGATAATGAAGAATATTATCAACATAaatgagaggaggaagaggaggaggaaaggaatAGGATGAAGGGTGCGTTATAGAAGTGTAAGAAAACAGCCTTCCCTTAGAATAAGTGTTCTCTTATATTCTGCAGCTGTGACTCGCCACACTTTAAAACTACTGTCAACACAACTCAGATAAATCACAAAGCTCCAATACTTTTCTTGTTTACAAGCTAATATTTCATACTTTTTCTTGTTTAACTTTTCCTGGCTTGAGTGTCTTGAGTGGTCGTTAATGGTTCGTGTCCTCCGATGTAAAAGTCAGAGTTGACAGAAGACTCAgtaagaaatggaaagagagtaaCAGAAAGTACTTAATCTGATTCAGAAATGGAAGTGCATAAATACACCGCACTGAAATGACtgacaaaataatttaattttactaattaaacctaggtcattGAAGCCTAATATAAAGAaaacaaaataatttaaatttactAATTAAACCAAGGTCATTGAAGCCTTATATAAAGATTCGATAGGTTTGCATATTAACTAAAAGCTCATAGTTATAATTAACTATATTCAAGTTTTATTGATAAGTTAAAAGTCTCATCAGGGTAGATCAACAGGTGTACCCTGTTTCTCAGTGTATGAAAACCGAGTTTTCTTAGGTCACTATGTCCAAGACTAAAGAAGTCTTTGTGGTCCGTAAGCTATTATGGCCTTAATAACCCACGCGCAGTTAATAGGACTTAAGACTAATGTTACGGTCTTCAATGACAAGAGGGACTTAAGCCTGGACTTCTGCCAAGTGGTTAGATACAAGTGGGtaaccccctccctcctctcctgaACAATATCACCCTGTAAGATTTCATGAAGTCTTCGGGATGTTCCAGAGATGGACAGAAGTACCTAGTGTAAGGGAATTATTAATCTTTATAAAAAACAATCTGAAATTAAGGTGCTAATAGACATTGTAAACAAATCACGAAACCCTACGCCAAAATATtcttcaaaatgcaagaaatactTCAACCTTTATTTAAATTACAAAGCACTAAGAAATACCAGCAATATCAGACATATTATATACTCTGCTCTTTCCTTTAACTTCTCCCAAAACAGTAATTATTCCTAATTTCACCTGAACTTGCTGCCAGCCCCTCCTCTATTAAGTTAAAAACCCTTGagtggcaacccgtcctcatgcTAGgttcgttaaagcagcggccgtccctcAAGATGCAttcgttaattttaacatttTGAGTATTAAAATAAGTTTTATATCATATGTAACTTAATATTATTTGATATATTAAAGTTCTATGTATGGTTACGTTTAGATTAGGTGTGGCTAGATGTTTAAGTTTTGTTGATTATTTGTTCTGAAGTACGTGGATAAAGCACTTACAGAGCTGTGATTCGAACATAGGTCATTAGCACAGCATTGTTCCAGAAATGTTTGTATGTTATCAGTTGTAAATCGTGTTTAAACCAGTTTTGCATTAATAAATATGATTTGACGGGTTGATTGCCGAGCATTTGGCCTCGGTTGATTAGGACGGGCTGTGACAAGAGATTCACAACTGTTGATACTTGAATATTTCTTGAATACTGATTACCTGACATTCTTAACTAACACAAAACCTTCAGGTGAATTCGGATGAATTCCAGGTTGGTCAGCCATTTTGTCCTATCGTGGCCGAGTGGGTTAGGGCAGGTCTCTGGGAATCCTCGGAACGCCGGTTCAAGGTGTTCCTCCTACCCTATTGCCTCAAAACGGCTTTTTCGTGTGTGTaacatatctatctatctatcaatctctctctctctctctctctctctctctctctctctctctctctctctctctctctctctctctctctctgcctctctcatcaggacaaaagctgatggtagccgaggctatttgtccatcagcccgccggcactctgatggtactcttgggcatagaatttcatcaaatcacctcattctttggggcacacgtgaggaacacaaatgcaaacaagcctgaatggtccccaggcatacatgcaactgaaaactcacaccccagaagtgactcgaacccatactgccaggagcacattgcaactggtgtacagggtaccaaatccactcgaccatcacgaccggataaaaggtgatggtagccgaggctatttgcccatcatcctgctggcactctgatggtactcttgggcatagtattttatcaaatcacctcattctttcgggcacacgtgaggtagcctcggctaccatcagcttttgtccagtcgtgatggtcgagtggattaggtgccctgtacaccagttgcaatgtgctcctggcagtatgggttcgagtcacttctggggtgtgagttttcagttgcatgtatgcctggggaccatttaggcttgttgggAGTCATCATGAGGAGTCAGGAGGTGACTCCCCAAGATGCTGTTAACGTCTGGAGGCCATGTCTGTTCTGTGATAAACAACCTACCATGTACAACTGCAACGCTTACCCTGATCGTGCTACACGTATAAAACGTCTCAATGAGTTACGTAATTGCACCAGGTGTATAAGGGCACATAATTCCGACACCTGCGACACTCAAATACGCACCTGCAATAGATGCCATAAGGGTTAACGccatacagcactttgtggggactcaAGTACAAAGTCTCCCAAATCACAGGTAGAGGAAGGAACTTCTGCTTCAGTACAGCTTTGTAACGTATTACCTGACGTAAGTGTCTTCTCAACAAGGTCtgatcataaatcagctctacccaCTGCTCAATTGATCATTAAAAATGGAAAGTCCAAGGTCACCATATGTGGATTATTTGACCAAGGACCCCAAATTACTTTTATCTCAAAGGAGTTGGAACATGCCTTGAAACTCAAACCTGTACGAGAGACATAAATAGACATAACAcgattcctgactaactcaggagcccAAGTCTTCAAGGTAGCACAACCTAAAATACGTTTAGGCGGTTATATCCGAACGATACAAGCTCTTGTAATAGATAGATTCCCATCAGACCTGTATGTGTATGGTCAAagggacaacagccaaattcctggaagaaaagggaatcaaattggcTGACAAAATCAATTCAGATAATCTCtacaatattggaatccttatgggattagatgtctaccataagttaaTCAAAGCAAAGGATGAAAAACAGGGAATGAACTTGTTACcgtctgcaggtggctatttgctaacaggcccagtattatgaCTGAAGCATCACACACCTGTAGACCACCAACATGCCaacccagtaatggttgcatgactaggagaacagtcactacaattcagagacatgtccgaggaAGAGCTTGATCCTCCTGTACATAaattatgggacctggcaactctcggcattgtccctgaacaaccaagtctaaatgacgactggacttacaaacagtacctggactcagttatctacagagataatcaatactgggtcagTTTACTGtagaagctgaatcaccctcagttACCGGTCAACCATTTTATGGAACAAAACCAATTAAGATGACAGGTGTTGCTGAGAACTTGaaattgtaccatgaaataatacagaagcaactcgatgacaaatttattgaagttgtcacaaatgataacccaaagaaGGACATTACCTGCCACATCACCCTGTACTGAAAAATTCAGCTACTACCCAACTATGGATAATATTGAATTGCAGTGCTAAGTCAAAGCAGAATAGTGTTTCattaaatgactgccttcaaactggccctagcctgacacaaaggctatatgacgtgctgttaaagttccgCATCAGGACTTGCGCATATACGGCCGACATCAGCAAGgctttccttagggtaggtctccaagaagaaaaatgtaactacacaaagttcctatggatcaaggatcctaaAAATCCAAACAGTGAATTAAACACTTACaggtttgcgtctgttttgtttGGTGTCACGTCTTCCctatttctgcttcaagctatcTTAGACACGCagttgaagaagtccaatagcccaaatAAAACAGAAATTAGCAATAACTTGTATGTGGACAATTTCCAAGGAACAGCCAGCAGTGAGAGTAAACTGTTGAACATATACCACAAGGCCAATTGAGAATTAATGGGagcaaatatgcctctccagtcgtgggtctccaacaatgccagattaaatcaactgatcgaaACTGATTTTCCCTATTACCAGGTACCGGGGAAGACAAAAGTAATAGGCGTCGAATGGGATACAACAGCAGATCAGTTGACACTCAAGTCGATGGAGCCAGATACCACCAacctaacaatgagaaaattactctcacaagtcagcaaacccttcgacccattgggactattaagtccaatcttaattaatggaaagttgataatgcaggaatgttggcaacaaaagatagacTGGGATGATCTTATAACACCTGccttacaagaaaaatggcaagggctagtgaaagattcaagtatcctagagtctgtcaagttcccttggaacacagtaaatgaaaaggaaccaattaagctacaaatccacaagggccgtgatgaggattcgaacctgggtccaggagcatcccagacactgccttaatcactgcctgagctacgacagggtaaaagggttgaaactgaagttctactgaacttactggatcccgtagcctctccgaggcacaaaccaggcatttacacaaccccccctgcacccgaggtatgtcaataggccgttctccctcttcacccttatatcatcacacacagagatcacactaacgtgatgcatcaaatgaacaaatccacaagggccgtgacgaggattcgacccTTGgttcgggagcatcccagacacatccctaatcgactgagctatgacagggtaagagggttgaaaccgaagttctactgaacttaatggatcctgtagcctctccgaggcacaaaccaggctccgGGAGCATCGAACCTGGGTCCGATACCCCCggacccaggttcgaatcctcgtcacagcccttgtggatttgttcatttgatgaatcacgttagtgtgatctttaTGTGCAATTAATCTACATTTAttctgtgatgcctcaggaaaggttTATgacacagtagcttacctggtctcaaatgggcaagccaatttgctcacatcaaaggccagagtggcacccttaaagaaacgatcattgccacaactggaattaagagccttactgctaggtgtaagtttggctcattatctgatcaaggctttaagcaacatccactttgaagaaacagtggtatggtcagataatgaggcagtgctaaggtgggttaaaaacaataatagtaaaaatccttacgtgagtaaccgcattaaggaaatacgagagttgtcggcagggtacaaactgagatatgtacccatcaaagagaatccagctgactatgtctcccgaggcctgactttacggcaattaacaaaggcagacatgtggttcaatggacctcagtggctagtcaGCGAACAGGGGCCTAAACAAAagtcacaagtcattgtgaccaatgtcactgttccaactgagaacccagaactacctcggactttggtaattgatcctaatcagtactctgaactgaacaaactaataggtgtcatccaagtagtgtttgattttctaaagaaaataggaatcaagcataaattccctagtgccttaaggtactgtgtcaaaagagcTCGGacagacacattcgggacagaatttgaggagtatgggttcgagtcacttctggggtgtgagttttcagttatatatatatatatatataagattatatatatatatatgcaattgacgatcacaaaacactgatcattttatgcggaaaatccacagagaaatatgaaatgaggtgaacgtttcggctttgttaaagcctttgtcaacaccagactcaaatgggtagtctggtgttgacaaaggctttaacaaagccgaaacgttcacctcatttcatatttctctcatattttatatatatcttatatatatatatatatatatatatatatatatatatatatatatatatatatatatatatatatatatatatatatatatatattgtgacgggaaagtgtagatgttcagcagtcctcctaatggctggtgtcaatgtctgtcacatttacaaaaaaaaaaaatagactgcttggctgttgtctgtggtagagtaagggaagacacgcaaaacacagtaTGAACaacgaaactttaattaactggaaagcaaatttaaaaacaaagacaatcccttgctatgtacagtgcaaacaaacaagtcataaaaattaagaacagggataaattactctaggaataatataaagacaaaatgacatTAACAGGtgatgagaatatagcgctagctgggaacctccaccaataaacaggacgtgtatcagttggttgttcacagcttgagagcactaggatattctgacttcaatggctggttcaagcccagacatcgacataggtagagggcgctgaggtgcaggtgtgcacctCAGCGGGTCACcagtcagaagcaggcaggctggaatggtagtttgcttgtTGACGACGggtgagccggcatggagggagtgtggagtgggggtttagggtacgcTTTGCcttctggtcaaaacgttttgtgctactggtagacgtatcttgaaggtagcatcttattcttgtatatgtgtaagtaactttatgtagggaagagcaggctcaatctctcttgatagagattatcgtcacaactctccccgaaGCCTGTGCTCatcggtgaagttacgtcttcaggtggtagagtggtaggtggagctgcctctacctcatagactctggagagggcatctgctatgatgttgtcagaacccttgatgtagaaaatcttcaggttgaaattctgcagatacaaagcccatcgtagaagtcgttgattgttgaattgggcttgctgcaagaagcataggggattgtggtccgagtagatggtggtagacagagcaccttgtaggtacgaTGCAAAGTGCTGTAAATTCAGGAGAGGAGAGTAGCTCCTTGTCaatagtgctgtaattcttctggtgtggttttaacttgtagctgtagtagctatcaggtagaacctcctcgcctcgttgttgcaccaGGACGCCCCCGataccggtaccactggcgtcgacatagaGGATGAACGGCTtcctgatatctggcgaggcgagaatgggattagaacagagcagagatttaagttgttcaaaagcaatggtttgctgaatggtccaatgtgaccattgcttggggctggttacgtccctccgaatctgtactggtggcagagacagttccaggatacaggtgtttgctgaagagagaaagatcattaacaggaagaccaatattcatcacaggcttaccggacttaggaggagtcggtttgggtttagaagTTTCattattacctttgtattgagccttcccacatctatctatggtatgtccatagagtttgcaatacttacaatacaattgagagctcgcttgattggcactcactttatcataactataccaagacttcttactggaaggtggttctggtgtaagccggtagatgaggctgtaggtgtcagctgacttcgcacatctgatgtagtcggtttcttctttatctgctaaatataaacggacggaaggaggaacgtgtctcaagaattcctcaactagcatgacgttgacgagttctgaaaatgtagagacatgtgctgcttccaaccatttcatgaaatatcttttctttgtattggcaaattctagaaaggtggtggttcttgcctttagataatcacggaattttcgtctgtagctttcggtggagagaaggtaggcgtccaggactgcttgcttcagggtctggtaatcATTCTCAGATGCTAAGATACTGAGAGTAacagcagctctacctgtgagatgcactctgagaagggtagaccattgatctgcaggccagctaagttttttagctagggtctcaaaagtggtgaaaaagacatcgatctctgtctcaaggaatggtggcattaacttacttgcatgggagacattgaaacttacgggaagactagctgtagcttgttgacgctgagtgtggtgtgaagtttccaacgcgagttcttgttgacgacatgctatAGCCATGTCGGCTTGCGTCttatcatgttcgcgttgcatctccaggtgacgttgtcttGTTTcatgctgtactcgctcacgcttacGGAGTAGTGTAGTCTCACGTTCCCTTTCCTCTTTCCTCAGGGCAGCCTCTCGTTCTTTGAGGGCCATCTCATGCAAGGGtcacctcgcgttcttgttcttctttccttatggccgcttcttctttcctcatttgtagagcttctttttgttgttctcgctcgatctttgcaagttcgagcttcaaTTTATATAGCTGTcagagcatgtctatctgcaataggataattttcgtgagtttcagagtcaatctt encodes the following:
- the LOC138370638 gene encoding uncharacterized protein, which gives rise to MWNEIIPIRRVPLGMKRVTRDTIQLNTSVNNNSSSQKSRVTNGTYDHNSVEDITTVLKTTTSAQDHHQCSRPPPVLKTTSSAQDHLPVLRTTSNAQDHLQCSRPPFQCSRPPPVLRTTTSAQDHHQCSRPPPVLKTTSSAQDHLQCSRPPPVLKTTFSAQDPPFQCSRPPLVLKTTTSAQDHLQCSKPPPVLKTTTSALDHLQCSRPPPVLKTTTSAQDHLQCSRPPPVLKTSSSAQDNLHCSRPPPLLKTSSSAQDLLQCSRQPPVLKTSSSAQDNLQCSRPPPVLKTSSSAQDNLQCSRPPPVLKTSSSAQDLLMCSRPPPVLKTTSSAQDHLQCSRPPPVLKTTSSAQDHLQCSRPPPVLKTTSSAQDHHQCSRPPPVLKTTTSAQDHHQCSRAPPVLKSTYSAQDFQCSRPPPVLKTTTSAQDHYQCSRPPPVLKSTSSAQDYLQCSIPPPVLKTTSSAQDHLHAKSKQNSVSLNDCLQTGPSLTQRLYDVLLKFRIRTCAYTADISKAFLRVGLQEEKCNYTKFLWIKDPKNPNSELNTYRFASVLFGVTSSLFLLQAILDTQLKKSNSPNKTEISNNLYVDNFQGTASSESKLLNIYHKAN